A window from Oreochromis aureus strain Israel breed Guangdong linkage group 16, ZZ_aureus, whole genome shotgun sequence encodes these proteins:
- the dcaf17 gene encoding DDB1- and CUL4-associated factor 17 gives MLLAAPSRETYHLQMAPQQRKGSANAAELLSRRSTGLGNTGTLIRHNLKILRGILLQENRTFTKVWSKTSKSTVMYENCKLYFENYQHCYSCVHAEPQILYKLPTRSKQEKIEDTLMCHSPVEKSLSSPSDHKPSLLALTANNWLIRLSAETGEELQRVYLSPNYKFRYLGWDVSQETFYVKSVQNKETPLARQAGITQNTVMHIAIFHVFPLEVIGIMEINKKVFGNGVIGADLVQGVLALYYSNKSVKMYSFEHIVQRYLTEKVTLGKQSPLLGGKTVGDAPFGIPLNIQITDCPPVLFKVSCAENSVQIGGNPWHYIYTPPRKKDEGTYHICSLKDGTMATNGVQEMDSYSLENDGIFFHPDDSGRIIHVGPVTINVLKILGELNSALPSKVVEDFSLKTHRNNPISQVTVTSSGRTVKRRFQQLDDDPSQKTFRMVEYEDELDLLAIVVTNGEEGEGRACIQLHDNQTGQLLRTIDLIETWDETNKNEVFFDKDTIVHIEQKNAKFCCHVYKLFTTKT, from the exons ATGCTGCTAGCAGCACCCAGTAGGGAAACATACCACCTGCAGATGGCGCCACAGCAGAGAAAGGGGAGCGCTAACGCAGCTGAACTGCTGAGCCGGAGGAGCACCGGTCTTGGGAATACTGGGACTTTAATCAGACATAATTTGAAGATCCTGAGAGGTATCCTCCTTCAG GAAAACCGGACTTTCACGAAAGTATGGAGCAAGACCTCAAAATCCACAGTAATGTACGAAAATTGCAAACTATACTTTGAAAACTACCAGCACTGCTACAGCTG TGTTCATGCCGAGCCTCAGATTTTGTACAAACTGCCAACGAGGTCCAAACAGGAGAAAATTGAAGATACGTTGATGTGTCacagcccagtt GAAAAATCCTTATCTTCTCCATCTGATCATAAACCGAGCCTCCTGGCTTTGACGGCCAATAACTGGCTAATTCGTCTTTCAGCTGAAACAGGAGAAGAACTGCAGAGAGTTTACCTCTCTCCAAACTATAAGTTCAG ATATCTTGGCTGGGATGTTTCTCAAGAGACATTTTATGTTAAATCTGTTCAAAACAAGGAAACACCTTTAGCCAGACAG GCAGGTATCACTCAGAATACAGTGATGCACATCgctatttttcatgttttccctTTGGAGGTTATTGGCATTATGGAGATCAATAAAAAA GTGTTTGGAAATGGTGTCATAGGTGCTGATCTGGTTCAAGGTGTCCTTGCACTGTATTACAGCAATAAGTCAGTGAAAATGTACAGCTTCGAGCACATTGTCCAAAGA tacCTGACAGAGAAGGTAACACTTGGAAAGCAGAGTCCTCTTCTTGGTGGCAAAACAGTCGGAGATGCACCGTTTGGTATCCCGTTAAATATTCAAATCACAG ATTGCCCTCCTGTACTTTTCAAGGTCTCCTGTGCTGAAAACAGTGTTCAGATTGGAGGAAACCCATGGCACTACATTTACACACCGCCTCGTAAAAAAGACGAGGGGACCTACCACATCTGCTCACTCAAGGACGGCACTATG GCTACAAACGGAGTACAAGAGATGGACTCCTACTCTCTTGAGAACGACGGGATCTTCTTCCATCCTGATGATTCAGGAAGAATTATCCATGTGGGACCTGTCACCATAAA TGTCCTAAAAATCCTCGGAGAACTGAACAGTGCTCTGCCATCTAAGGTCGTTGAGGATTTCTCCCTGAAAACCCACCGAAACAAT CCTATCTCCCAAGTCACTGTGACCTCATCAGGCCGCACAGTAAAAAGAAGATTTCAACAGCTGGATGATGACCCATCTCAAAAG ACTTTCCGAATGGTGGAATATGAGGATGAGCTTGACCTTTTGGCAATCGTGGTAACCAACGGCGAGGAAGGAGAAGGAAGAGCGTGCATCCAACTCCATGACAACCAGACCGGGCAATTACTGCGGACGATCGATTTGATTGAAACCTGGGATGAG ACAAATAAAAACGAGGTGTTCTTCGACAAAGACACGATTGTTCATATTGAACAAAAGAACGCTAAGTTCTGCTGCCATGTTTACAAACTGTTCACGACCAAAACATAA
- the LOC116322957 gene encoding cytochrome b reductase 1, which produces MENLKHFLLALCAAAAAGFVSIIFVLRWVLYFKEGLAWDGGLAEFNWHPVLTVTGFIFLQGIAIIVYRLPWTWQCSKLMMKFIHAGLNLLAFVFAVIAMVAVFDFHNAANIPNMYSLHSWLGLTAVILYGLQLVLGVGMYLIPVTPVSWRAAFMPLHVYSGLLLFTSVIAVALMGITEKLIFGLKDPKYKDSPPEAIFVNVLGVLLVLFGGLILWIATRTSWKRPSDQILHSLHTNGGGEDNSKVTSALSQLPDGSDAYGAGDARKRSNKSDEQSN; this is translated from the exons ATGGAGAACCTGAAGCATTTCTTGCTGGCTCTGTgtgccgccgccgccgccggcTTTGTTTCCATAATCTTCGTCCTCAGATGGGTTCTGTATTTTAAGGAAGGTTTGGCCTGGGATGGAGGGCTCGCCGAATTCAACTGGCATCCAGTATTAACAGTCACTGGATTTATTTTCTTGCAGGGAATAG CAATAATAGTCTACAGGCTCCCCTGGACCTGGCAGTGCAGCAAACTCATGATGAAGTTCATTCATGCAGGATTGAATTTATTAGCCTTCGTTTTTGCTGTTATAGCCATGGTGGCAGTTTTTGACTTCCACAATGCTGCCAACATTCCCAACATGTACAGTCTGCACAGCTGGCTGGGCCTCACGGCTGTTATACTGTACGGTCTGCAG CTTGTTCTTGGAGTTGGCATGTACTTGATACCAGTTACACCTGTGTCCTGGAGAGCAGCGTTTATGCCTCTCCACGTCTACAGCGGTCTTTTACTTTTTACCAGTGTCATAGCCGTGGCACTTATGGgcatcacagagaaactcatctTTGGCCT GAAAGACCCAAAGTATAAGGATTCTCCCCCAGAGGCAATTTTTGTGAACGTACTGGGAGTCCTCCTGGTGCTTTTTGGAGGTCTGATTCTTTGGATTGCCACTCGAACATCTTGGAAACGCCCCAGTGACCAGATCTTGCATAGTCTGCATACCAATGGGGGAGGTGAGGACAACAGTAAAGTTACTTCAGCACTGTCTCAACTGCCGGATGGATCTGATGCTTACGGTGCTGGAGATGCCAGGAAGAGGAGTAACAAATCTGATGAACAGTCTAACTga